One Glycine max cultivar Williams 82 chromosome 6, Glycine_max_v4.0, whole genome shotgun sequence DNA segment encodes these proteins:
- the LOC100808817 gene encoding E3 ubiquitin-protein ligase SIS3 produces MAIRGVNFKWFDGLFLSMLATSIAIVAINWKRYQSCTHPLHIWTVVDYAAVFTFRLLMFVDNGLASGMGLDFGWPQRYARFCGRVVVLSILALLLYPFLWAWTIVGTLWFSNTKICLPGGGQKWGFLIWLLFSYCGLLCIACLAMGKWLKRRQARMLGAQEGIPVSAFGVLIEMIRVPDWAFEAAGQETRSMAQDAAYHPGLYLTPAQREAVEALIQELSSFRLTAVPTNCSECLICLEEFHVGNQVRGLPCAHNFHVECIDEWLRLNVNCPRCRCSVFPNLDLSALSNIRSESEQSSATAVTSRDMTGQTSSQSYLLRLQGHLHPVCVDIAGPAGETDNALENAENGVVPVVTLNMSTTDRAASGEHMPVTLSSSQN; encoded by the exons ATGGCCATCAGAGGCGTCAATTTCAAATG GTTCGATGGCCTTTTCTTGTCCATGCTCGCCACCAGCAT AGCTATTGTGGCAATTAATTGGAAGCGGTACCAATCTTGTACTCACCCTTTGCACATATGGACTGTG GTTGACTATGCTGCTGTTTTCACTTTCCGGCTTTTGATGTTTGTTGATAACGGGCTTGCTTCGGGAATGGGCTT AGATTTTGGGTGGCCGCAGAGATATGCTCGTTTCTGTGGAAGAGTAGTTGTACTTTCAATTCTTGCATTGCTTCTCTATCCATTTCTTTGGGCTTGGACAATAGTTGGTACCCTGTGGTTCAGCAACACTAAAATCTGC TTGCCTGGAGGGGGTCAGAAATGGGGCTTCCTTATCTGGTTACTTTTTAGCTACTGTGGACTCCTTTGTATTGCTTGCTTGGCAATGGGGAAG TGGTTGAAACGAAGACAAGCACGTATGTTAGGCGCTCAAGAGGGTATCCCGGTATCCGCATTTGGG GTTCTAATTGAAATGATCCGAGTACCTGATTGGGCATTTGAAGCTGCAGGTCAAGAAACAAGGAGCATGGCCCAAGATGCTGCATATCATCCTGGACTTTACCTAACTCCAGCCCAg AGAGAAGCGGTTGAAGCTTTAATTCAGGAACTCTCATCGTTCAGGTTGACTGCTGTTCCTACTAATTGCAGTGAATGCCTCATCTGCTTAGAAGAGTTCCATGTAGGAAATCAG GTCCGTGGCCTGCCCTGTGCTCACAATTTTCATGTTGAATGCATTGATGAGTGGCTTCGGCTTAATGTGAATTGTCCTCGGTGCCGTTGCTCAGTATTTCCTAACCTTGATCTTAGTGCTCTGTCCAATATCCGTTCTGAGTCTGAACAATCTTCTGCCACTGCTGTGACAAGCAGAGATATGACAGGCCAAACTTCTAGTCAGAGTTACCTTCTGAGATTACAGGGGCATCTCCACCCAGTTTGTGTTGACATTGCTGGGCCAGCTGGTGAGACAGATAATGCTTTGGAAAATGCTGAAAATGGTGTTGTACCTGTTGTGACTCTAAATATGTCAACTACAGATCGGGCCGCTTCTGGTGAACACATGCCTGTTACTCTTTCCTCTTCACAAAATTAG
- the LOC100784264 gene encoding polygalacturonase-1 non-catalytic subunit beta codes for MSIHYFFCFFLSLSSFHVSLAIKGRILPQPQTTHELINPFSPKASLIRYWNTRVSNNNQIPHFLLSKASPLTPQNYAVLNKLLTNQKPRPNENLHHSLCSSPNLLCSFDDTPNAQTRKNDDANFALYNNKRFANYGSSRVGGVDSFKNYSNGLNANNDAFRRYSAASTRRGEQFNNYADNGNVANTNFSSYGSAANQTSGEFSNYDKTVNVPNLGFTTYDSGASNHKLSFSSYGNETNSGSQSFTSYGKRVRGGTSEFASYADDANILQSEFNSYGDLSTGASNDSFKFYSFNGNNPRHVFKSYAAGSASGVDNFISYRNRANVGDDSFQSYAARSKSGAATFANYGMSFNVGNDSFTEYGKGATGKTSFGFKSYGLGRGFKVYNKDGASFSEYRNFSAASGKVVNKRVEPGKFFRESTVREGNVIPMPDIKDKMPARSFLPLAIASKLPFSSSRIDEMREIFHAREGSSTERVMVNALKECEREPSKDETKRCVSSGEEMIGFAVSVLGPNVAVRSTENVNGSGSSVMIGKVYAIDGGKVTKSVSCHQSLYPYLLYYCHSVPKVRVYEAEILDVDTKEMINHGVAICHLDTSAWGPQHGAFLALGFGPGKIEVCHWIFENDMTWTTAN; via the exons ATGAGCATTCACTActtcttctgcttcttcttGTCGCTCTCATCTTTCCAT GTTTCTCTAGCAATTAAGGGAAGAATATTGCCTCAGCCTCAAACAACACATGAACTCATAAACCCATTCAGCCCCAAAGCCTCACTCATTCGTTATTGGAACACTCGCGTTTCGAATAACAATCAAATCCCTCATTTTCTTCTCTCAAAAGCTTCACCTCTCACTCCACAAAACTACGCCGTTCTCAACAAACTCCTAACCAACCAAAAACCTAGACCTAATGAAAACCTTCACCACTCTCTCTGCTCCTCACCGAACTTACTCTGTTCCTTCGACGACACACCAAACGCTCAAACACGTAAAAATGACGACGCTAACTTTGCCCTTTACAACAACAAACGCTTCGCCAACTACGGATCGTCCCGAGTCGGCGGAGTCGACTCGTTCAAGAACTACTCCAACGGCCTAAACGCCAACAACGACGCGTTCCGGCGGTACAGCGCCGCCTCGACGCGCCGCGGCGAACAGTTCAATAACTACGCCGACAACGGCAACGTCGCCAACACGAACTTCTCAAGCTACGGCTCCGCCGCGAATCAAACCTCCGGCGAGTTCAGCAACTACGACAAAACGGTGAACGTTCCGAATCTCGGATTCACCACCTACGACTCCGGCGCAAGCAATCACAAACTCTCGTTCTCGAGCTACGGAAATGAGACTAACTCTGGATCGCAAAGTTTCACAAGCTACGGTAAACGCGTTCGCGGCGGAACGAGCGAGTTCGCGAGCTACGCCGACGACGCGAACATTCTTCAGTCGGAGTTCAACAGCTACGGCGACCTGAGCACCGGAGCGAGCAACGACTCCTTCAAGTTCTACAGCTTCAACGGCAACAATCCGCGGCACGTTTTCAAAAGCTACGCCGCCGGATCGGCTTCCGGAGTTGACAATTTCATCAGTTACCGGAACCGCGCCAACGTCGGCGACGACTCGTTCCAGAGCTACGCCGCGAGGTCGAAGTCCGGTGCCGCCACGTTCGCGAACTACGGCATGTCGTTTAACGTCGGAAACGACAGTTTCACTGAGTACGGAAAGGGAGCAACGGGGAAAACCTCTTTCGGTTTTAAATCATACGGGTTAGGCCGTGGGTTTAAAGTTTACAACAAAGACGGCGCGTCGTTTTCTGAGTATCGAAATTTCAGCGCAGCCAGTGGCAAAGTTGTAAATAAGAGGGTGGAGCCGGGTAAGTTTTTTAGAGAATCTACGGTAAGAGAAGGAAACGTGATTCCAATGCctgatattaaagataaaatgccTGCAAGGTCGTTTTTACCCCTCGCGATCGCGTCGAAATTACCGTTCTCGTCGTCGAGAATCGACGAAATGAGGGAAATATTCCACGCGCGGGAGGGGTCTTCCACAGAGCGCGTGATGGTGAACGCGTTAAAAGAGTGCGAGAGGGAACCAAGCAAAGACGAGACGAAACGGTGCGTATCGTCCGGGGAAGAAATGATAGGGTTCGCGGTTTCGGTTTTGGGTCCCAATGTGGCGGTTCGGAGCACCGAGAACGTGAACGGGTCAGGGTCGAGTGTGATGATTGGGAAGGTCTACGCAATCGACGGTGGAAAAGTGACCAAGTCAGTGTCGTGTCATCAGAGTTTGTACCCTTACTTACTGTACTATTGCCACAGTGTACCCAAAGTGAGAGTATACGAAGCTGAAATTCTTGACGTGGACACCAAGGAGATGATCAATCATGGGGTTGCCATCTGTCACCTTGACACGTCAGCTTGGGGCCCGCAACATGGGGCCTTCTTGGCTTTGGGGTTTGGCCCTGGGAAAATTGAAGTGTGCCATTGGATTTTCGAGAACGACATGACTTGGACCACTGCCAATTGA